DNA from Coffea arabica cultivar ET-39 chromosome 10c, Coffea Arabica ET-39 HiFi, whole genome shotgun sequence:
aTGGCTCACCCCAAAACTTTAACAACATCAGGAGCCACAACAACAAACGAAAGCAAAGGACAAATAAGcatcaaaacatgcatttaatctaattaattaaggaaaagaaaaactggaaaaaagaaaacaaaatatacCTCAATGAAGGTTGTAGTCCTTTGCCTAGGAATTTGATGAAATCGGCAAACTCCAATAGCTTAACCCACCACTGCCTTTCCTTCTGTGTTTGAGGTTGTGGAAGAAAAATGGGTAGAAGGAGCCGTGAGCAGCGTGAGGGAATGGGgagttagtttttttttctttctttgcttgtCTGATTTCCAGAGAGAGCCGAGTGAGGAAATTTTTTTAGCCCAAAGTAGCTTTTTGTGTGTGTTTTCTCCTCTGCAAAATGTTGAGTGTTGGCAGAGCCAAAAACTCATGGCCAAGAAGGAGTCAAATGGGTTTGGTTTCCTTCAAAATGATGGCTTctgccaaatgaaaagaaaagcccGTGGGAGTTGAGTGTAGAATGGGTTAATAGGGGTTTTGGTAGAGAAAATGATGAGAATGTGTAAGTTTAGtaataatttgattttgattgatttttttttaattttaatttattaatttttttttggacttttcctctttttttttttaaagataaatctacaaaatatacttaaaaatgcagaaaaataaaTGACTTATCAAATAGaaatattcaagaaaacattaaatttgacaaaaatttggcaaaaatttggtgtctataacttgcccctctttgtctagagtttcaaagaaactcaagacaaagacgtagacaccaaaattgTTCTTCTGTTTCTTCTAACTGCATCTAAGTTAAAACAAcaagccaacacttggctatAATTATTGAGCAAAAGGATGCAGTAATATTACAAAAATGTGACTGAACTcatgtagagttgcctacgtatcccgCCATGGGAATCAGGTCGAACGTAGTTCAAATACAAGTGAAACCCAATGAAATAAGTATATTGACAATCTGTGATTTGGAAAAAGTTTGAACTCTCAGAACTTCTAAACATGAAATACAAAATGAATGATAATGCACAATTATTAATCAAATAATGAAGAAAAAcaatcagtgggataaaatccgagcctgccgaggttggagggataaaacccatacCCATCGacaataaaaacggtcagtgggataaaacccgagcctgccgaggttggagggataaaacccatgcccaacgaaaataaaaacggttagtgggataaaacccgagcctgccgagattggtgggataaaaacCATACCCAACGacaataaaaacggtcagtgggataaaacctgagcctgccgaggttggagggataaaacccatgcccatcgacaataaaaacggtcagtctgctgaggttggagggataaaacccatgcccatcgacaataaaaacggtcagtaggataaaacccgagcctgacgaggttggagggataaaacccatgcccaacgaaaattaaaatggtcagtgggataaaacccgagcctgccgagattggtgggataaaacctatGCCCAACGACAATaaaaatggtcagtgggataaaacccgagcctgccgaggttggagggataaaacccgtgcccaacgaaaataaagaCGGTCGAAATGAAAACACCAATTCTATGCTATCGAACTGAAAGATCAGAATGCATGTTGCTTAAAAGgtaagaaaccaagaaaacttaCTTGGCGGACTTGcaactcttttgatttttcaaactttaaaagaaagggaataatgatgattttttttttccggaaatTTATAACAACACTTGGAGCTCAATCCTTCTACCGTTTGCCTCAGTGTGAATCATGCTTAATTAAGCCAGTATTGTGTCACATGATTTTcctgcaaaaagaaagaaacgaaaCAGTTGTGATGAAAATACTGCCGCCACCATGTGATCCCTTCGCCTTGAGAACCATGTAAACATGAGTTTCAGTATCGCCAAATCGCTCCCTTAGGTTCGGTCAGTAATCCCCTTCAGAATCTTTGCAACTGTTGAATGTCAACTGACCATACTTTATTATCACAGGACCTTCGATTTCATGACTTCTTTGGGATAAATTATAAGGGATTGTCTTTTGAATAAGACCCAAAGAGTGAGAAACATaaacaattaattaaaattaaaaaaaaagtattattcATCATGCAATAATGCTAGTGTAAAATAAGTAATGATACAGAATAAATAAATTGCAAATAGAATAGTAAAACAAAATTGTTGAATTTTTGAATATAGGCCCAAGGATCAAAATTTGGATTCGTATTTAGAGGATAGCCTTTGATGAGGAAAAATGTTCCATCTGACCCTTTCGTAGTCATCCATTTTGGAATTCATTGTCGGCAAAAGAACAACAGTATAAACGAGACCCAAATCAACATAGTCACCAGCTTTCAGACCTCAACATCTTTTTCTCTGTTGCTGATTCTCTTGTACTCCAAAACCCTACCtcagcgccctttcgggttttcactaaggttaCCCCTacccttttcattttcattttttttctcttttttttttgtttttgttgttgctgttttttttcctttttttttcttttctcttcctcattttttttaggtgccctttcaggttttcaccTAGAGACATAGACAAGACTATTTTAACCCCAACTGTATCATTGCAGTGATACTCTGATAATGAGTAGCATCAGTGAGACAATCTTCTCTGACATGTTTCAGAAAAGTTTGTATTTACATCATTTGCTAGTTGAATAaggaaaatttatttatttttttcaaaatactgCAAAAGATGAGATTCGGCAATTTTGATTCTTGTGATTAGAATCGGATAGAGTAGCAAAGGAAATGTTAAAGCTTGAAAGGCTTGACAGCGGATCATATGATGGGTTTGCAATCATTTGAGATAGCATTCTTTCAAAACTTACCCTGATCTAGGGTGAGAAAGagataaaatttgccccagtgtaattCTGACAgaatctctattttttctttttctttttttttcttcttcatctcttttttttaaaaaaaaaaaacaaattgccccagtatggggttagTGATCTTAAGGGACAGCCAAGTGAAAAGGAAAATGGTtatgaaaagtaaaaaagaaagaagaaaaattagggATAGTATATCGAAATGGAAAAATGAGAGGAATTATGCTTGAAATCCGTCTCTTGCAgtattttttaaagaaatttattttttttttcaaatgaaaatttttttgcacatatctgcATTGATTGGTTGGGGAAAAGCTTGTCCATCCATTTCCATAAGAATAAGCGCTCCTCCGGATAGCATTTTCTTAACAATGAATGTTCCTTGCCAATTGGGAGCAAACTTCCCTTTAGCCTCATCTTGCATTGGAAGAATGCGTTTCAAAACcttatctccaacttcaaataaGCGGGGCttgacttttttgttgtaagcccgaGCCATTCGTTACGGATAACATTGTCCATGACACACGGCATTCAACctcttttcatcaatcagagaCAACTGCTCTTGACGTTCTTTGACCCATTCAGCTTCTTCTATCTGAGCTTCCATCAGAATGCGTAAGGAAGGGATTTCAACTTCTGCAGGTAGTactgcttccattccatacataagAGAGTAAGGAGTTGCACCAGTAGAAGTTCTGATAGTAGTTCTGTAGGCCATCAATGCGTAAGGCAGTTTCTCATGCCAATCCCGATGTGCTTCAGTCATCTTACGAATGATTTTCTTCAAGTTCTTATTTGCGGCTTCGacggctccattcatctgaggcctataaatggcagaattTCGATGTCTGATCTTGAACTGTTCACATAATCCATCCACCATATCGTTGTTGAGGTTTTTAGCATTATCAGTGATCAACGTTTCTGGTACCCCAAAACGACAGATGatattatttctcaagaaatcCGACACCACTTTCTTAGTCACATGTTTATAGGACGCGGCCTCAACCCGCTTGGTAAAATATTCAATCGCCACTAAAATGAATCGATGcccatttgaagcaggaggatTAATAGTTCCGATCACATCCATTCCCCAGATCGAACATGGCCATGGAGCAGTCATACTATGCAATTCTATAGGAGGAGCACGTATAACATCACCATGCATTTGACACTTAACACACTTTCTAACAAAATCTACACAGTCATGCTCCATGGTAAGCCAAAAATATCCTGTTCTCATGATCTTTTTAGCCAGTAGATGCCCATTCATGTGTGGCCCACAAACCCCACTATgtacttctttcatcatataatcGGCTTCCTCATCATTGATGCATCTCAAAAGGCCCAAATCAGATGTTTTCTTGTATAACACTTCTCCATTCAAGAAAAATCTTACTGACATCCTGCGTAAGAAATTTTTTGCAACAGCATCGGCATCAGGAGGGTAGGATCCCGTTTTCATGAATTCCTTAATATCATTGTACCAGGAGCGACCATCAATGACCCTTTCCGTAACCAGACAGTGCGCTGGCCTATTCTGAAGTTGGATCTGTATAGGTTCAATCACCAGCTCATCTGGATGTTGGATCATCGAAGACAGAGTAGCTAAAGCATCAGCAAAGGCATTACGAGTGCGGGGAATATGTCTGAATTCCAAATTTCTGAATTTGCTGGCCAAACCAAGCAAGTTACAATGATAcaacataatttttgaatcccGAGTTACCCACTGCTTAAGCGTCTGGTGCACAAGTAAATCCGAATCACTGAATGCTATCAGGTCCTTGATCTCCATGTCCAATGCcattttcaatccaaaaatACAAGATTCATACTCGGCCATGTTGTTGGTACAAGGAAATCATAATTTGGTAGTAGCGGGATAGTGCTTCCCTTCAGGCGACATTAAAActgctccaattccagctccgaaAGAATTTGACGCACCGTCGAAAAATAACCTCCATCCAGGATACTGCTCACTCATGTCCTCAACTGCTCCAACGAATAGAATTTCTTCGTCAGGAAAGTAAGTATGCAATGGCTGGTAATCATCATCTCttggattttctgccaaatgatcTGCTATGACTTGACCCTTGACTGCCATTTGTGTTGTAAAGACAATATCGAATTCGGAAAGGATCATTTGCCACTTAGCCATACATCCCGTGGGCATCGACTTTTCCAACAGGTATTTTAGAGGATCAGAACGGGAAATCAGGTAAGTGGTATAACCAATCAAATAATGTCTCAACTTCTGAGCTGCCCATGCTAAAGCACAACAACTTCTCTCAAGGAAAGAATAGTTGGCTTCATATGCTGTAAATTTCTTGCTCAGATAGTAGATGGCTTGCTCTTTTTTCCCAGACTCGTCATGCTGTCCCAGAACGCATCCGACAGCCTCATCAAGAACAAACAAATACATAATCAGAGGTCTCCCTGGCTGAGGTGGCACTAAGACCGGAGGATTTAACAAATAATTCTTGATCTTATCAAAAACCTGCTGACAATCTTCATTCCAATCCATTGGCGCACTCTTTTTCAACAGTTTGAACAAAGGCTCACAGGTAGAGGTTAACTATGCAATGAATCGGCCAATGAAATTGATCTTTCCAAGAAAACTCTTCacatctttttgactttttggaatgggcatatctcgaattgcttttaTTTTCACAGGATCTATCTCTATACCCTTTTTGCTGACAATAAAACCCAATAACTTACCAGCCGGAGCTCCAAAAGCACATTTTGCAGGGTTCAACTTCAAATTATACTTCCTCAATCTTTCAAACAGCTTCTttaaatcaaccaaatggtccTCAACCTTTTTAGATTTaattatgatatcatccacatagaCCTCCATCTCTTTGTGAATCATGTCATGGAACAGGGtagtcatggtcctctgataggTGGCTCCAGCGTTCTTCAACCCGAAAGGCATCACTCTATAACAAAAGGTTCCCCATGGGGTAATaaaagaggttttctttctgtCTTCTTCTACCATTAAAATTTGATGATACCCAGCAAAACAATCACCAAAAGATTCAATTTTGTGTCCGGCAGTATTGTCCAAAAGAATATGAATGTTTGGCAAAGGAAAATCGTCTTTCGGACTGGCCTTATTCAGATCTCTGTAATCAATACATACTCGCACCTCCCCAGATTTCTTAGGCACTGGCACGGGATTGGATAGCCAGATGGGATAATGAAACACCATGATTATCTTAGCATTGAGCTGTTTCACAATTTGTTCCTTTATTTTGAGACTcatttctggtttgaatttaCGCGGCTTCTGCTTTACAGGTAAAAAATTTGGATCAGTTGGCAATCTGTGAACCACTATGTCTGTAGAGATCCCTGGCATATCATCGTATGACCATGCAAACACATCTTGAAAAAACATTAAGAATTCAATCATTTCCTCCTTCTGTTTCCTATTCAAATGAATGCTGACTTTAACTTCTTTAACCTCTGTCTTAGTGCCaatattgatgatttttgtttcttctaaatTGGGTTTGGGTTTCTCTTCATACTGTTTTAAATCCCTTGAAATAGACTCAAATTCTTCCTCAGTATCGCTCTCGCTTTGAATTTCAGATTGCATGATTTCAAGTTCATGAGAGATATCGAGATTGCAGCCATCGAATTCCAAAATGGTgacatccaaagggtcaaagGATTTTATTTGTGGCCATCGAAATttccttcgagagggaagataatCTGCAGTCCAATTCTGAATAGCTCCTTCGGTAATTGGCAAAAATTCTGCATTCTCTGATGGCTCCTCCTCACAAGTGGCCCCGACAAATAACTGAGACAGGTCCAGTTCAATCTCCTCCACAGGATTCTTCATTTCTGGCATAATCACCTCAGATGGACGAGGAAAAGTGTGATATAGCGGTGGAATATTTAAGGCAATTTGCTTGCCCTTCTTTTCAGCTTGTTTTCGAGCTTGCATTTCCCTTTTGTCCTTAGCAGTCGGAtgaaatctcaatccaaatgTATCCTTTTGCATCGGGATCTCTATCGGCTCCAAAATTCCTTGCAATTCTCGCCCAAGACCTCTTCCTATTTCATATCCGCCTCGGATCATCTCTCTTGCCATCATAATACTGGCCTCTAGCAAATCTGATTGAGTCAGCGACTTATTCCTGGATGCCCATCCCACACAGACGATGCCAGCAACGTGATGAGACGAGATTGGAgtcctttttctgttttcaccATTAAACTTTGCATCAACGATCATGGTACAGTCATCCTCAGCAAACACAGTAATGAGCTaatcattcacaataaacctcAGCATTTGATGCAGAGAACATGGCACTGAATTGGAAACATGTATCCAAGGTCTTCCAAGCAAAATATTGTAGATACTGGAGAAGTCCATCACTTGGCAagtaacttggaattgagcaggGCCTATTTCCAATACCAGATCTGCTTCACCCATAGATTCCCTCCTTGAACCATCAAATCCTCGAACCACAGTTGCAGATGGACGGAGTTTAATGTCAAGAAATCCAAGCTTGGTGAGAGTGTTCCACGGACAGATATTCAACGCTGATCCATTATCCACTAAAACCCTCGGCAACAGCTTTCCATTGCAGCGGACTGATATATATAAGGCTCTGTTATGTCCAATCCCTTCTGCAGTCAGATCATCATCGGAGAAGGCGATATGATTAGCGGCAAGTACATTACCCACAATATTAGAAAACTTATCCACAGGAATATCTTTAGGGACATGAGTTTCGTTCAAGATTTTGAGCAATGCTTCTCTGTGTAATTCGGAGGTCAAGAGAAGATTCAAAAAAGAGATCTGAGCAGGCATCCGATCCAACTGCTCCACTGTTTTGTACTCGCTTCTCTTCAGCATCTTTAGAAAATTCACAGCTTCCTTTTCAGACACAAGAGACTTGGGTGTCAGGGATTTAATCTTGGCCCTGGATTGAACATCGACTTCGGGGTTTCCCACAAAGTTTCCAGGCCTAGTAATATTAGATACCTCATCCTTCAAGCAATATTTGTCTCCAATTAATAGTAGACTCCTCATAGTTCCATGGTACCTCTTGCAAGTTATTGACAGGCATTTGCTCTGGAAATTCGAGAATGGCAGGCTTTGATATATCCCATTCAAAAGATGGTagatccaaaataaaaggaacTTCAGAATTATCAGCCTCAGAAGGCCCTCCTTCTATCATAAACGGCTCCTCTTTCTCAAACACAAAAGATTTTAACTTTTTCTCAGCATTATCCTTAGTTATGGACTCTTCAACAGACAGCATTTTTCTCATCTCCGCATGGTCAGTCTCTATCACGCCAAACACTTCAGTTTCATCTACAATGTACTGACTGGGGTCGACAAAATCTTCATCAACGACGATAACCCTCACAGTGCTCCCATGCTCAGGTAAAGGATTCTTACTGACATTCGGTCCTTGCTCTCCCTTTCGTCTGAGAAGGATGTCTCCAGAGTCAATCATGTCCTGAATCTTATATTTTAAAGCCCAACAATTGCCAGTGGTATGACCTGGACttccagaatgataagcacaaatTGCTTGTGGATCATAACCTGGAGGAATGCCTTTAGGATAAAGTTTGGGAGGAACGGTGCCAATTTTTTCAGCTGCTTTTAACTGCTCATATAATTGATCAATTGGTCAGCCCAAGTTGGTAAAGGTTCGAAATTACTTCTGAGTTTGAATTCCACTGGTTTGAAAAGGATTTTGAGAAGGGTTATTGTTTTGTAGGGTTAGTCTGGAATGGTAAATGGGACGAGAGTGATTTTGAAAGACAGGTTGTGGAGTTGGAGGTAAGGGCGAGGTATTCAAATGATTTGGTCGGGAATGATGGAATTGGGTAGTAGTGTGGTATACTGGTTGAGGATTGGTGTAATACAGGTGAGGAAAAGAATAGGTGGGATGGTTTATGGGTCTGAAAGACGGGCCTTGATCCCATATAAAAGCAGTAtcaccttctttcttcttgaatgtGGGCTTTTTCCCAttgttgttttgattttgtagaGCATCCAATTGCAACTTTAatgcagacacattaacaatcttccctgCTTTGACAAATTCATCATACTCCTCCAATTTGTTAATGATAGCAGCAAATGGACTTCCAGTCATGCGGAAGATCTCTTCAAAATAGGGTGGATCGTGAGCCTTGATGAAAGTACGAACAATCTCCTCCTCAGTCATAGGAGGCTCCACTTTGGCAGCTAACTTTCTCCATCGTTTTGCGTAGGTCTTGTGATCTTCCGATGGCTTTCTTTTCGTACCCTCCAGTATGATTCGTGTTGGTGCCAACTCACAGTTAAATTCATACTGCTTCACAAAAGCAGTTGATAGATCCAACCAGGTCTTGACTTCTCCAGACttcaaatttgaataccaaTCTAGAGCATCTCCCTCCAAGCATTCCGGAAATAGACGCATAGGCAAATTCTCATCATCCACAGGTTTAcctaacttgttggcaaacatcTTGAGGTGCATCTTTGGATTTCTAgtcccatcatacttgctgaatttaggggttttgaatcCCAATGGTAGCTGAATATCCGGGAAAAGACACAATTCATCGTAATCTAACCCACCATGCCTGCTCAATCCTTGATTCTTTCTCATAAAATCATCGAATCGATCCAATCTTCTTAACAGATCTTTGTCAATGGGTATAGGTTGTTCTTCTATCGCCGCCTTCCCTTGAGATGCAGTATCCAGTACAAAAGGCTCTGCAGTATGGTGGTGGGGTCCCTGAGGGTTGGGGGGGATATTCAGATTGGT
Protein-coding regions in this window:
- the LOC140015891 gene encoding uncharacterized protein; this encodes MSSVPETSKRSAIVTSPDFTALGAQLSEVLGKFNELSAEMAAQRRVIDQLVASNNGGGVPNDQEPINNHPPAQDYQPPHTSTTQTPFPPPFANPLENTFTRLNSDVSYMHLNYVLINPTNSQIPQIHLQTNLNIPPNPQGPHHHTAEPFVLDTASQGKAAIEEQPIPIDKDLLRRLDRFDDFMRKNQGLSRHGGLDYDELCLFPDIQLPLGFKTPKFSKYDGTRNPKMHLKMFANKLGKPVDDENLPMRLFPECLEGDALDWYSNLKSGEVKTWLDLSTAFVKQYEFNCELAPTRIILEGTKRKPSEDHKTYAKRWRKLAAKVEPPMTEEEIVRTFIKAHDPPYFEEIFRMTGSPFAAIINKLEEYDEFVKAGKIVNVSALKLQLDALQNQNNNGKKPTFKKKEGDTAFIWDQGPSFRPINHPTYSFPHLYYTNPQPLKAAEKIGTVPPKLYPKGIPPGYDPQAICAYHSGSPGHTTGNCWALKYKIQDMIDSGDILLRRKGEQGPNVSKNPLPEHGSTVRVIVVDEDFVDPSQYIVDETEVFGVIETDHAEMRKMLSVEESITKDNAEKKLKSFVFEKEEPFMIEGGPSEADNSEVPFILDLPSFEWDISKPAILEFPEQMPVNNLQEDEVSNITRPGNFVGNPEVDVQSRAKIKSLTPKSLVSEKEAVNFLKMLKRSEYKTVEQLDRMPAQISFLNLLLTSELHREALLKILNETHVPKDIPVDKFSNIVGNVLAANHIAFSDDDLTAEGIGHNRALYISVRCNGKLLPRVLVDNGSALNICPWNTLTKLGFLDIKLRPSATVVRGFDGSRRESMGEADLLITVFAEDDCTMIVDAKFNGENRKRTPISSHHVAGIVCVGWASRNKSLTQSDLLEASIMMAREMIRGGYEIGRGLGRELQGILEPIEIPMQKDTFGLRFHPTAKDKREMQARKQAEKKGKQIALNIPPLYHTFPRPSEVIMPEMKNPVEEIELDLSQLFVGATCEEEPSENAEFLPITEGAIQNWTADYLPSRRKFRWPQIKSFDPLDVTILEFDGCNLDISHELEIMQSEIQSESDTEEEFESISRDLKQYEEKPKPNLEETKIINIGTKTEVKEVKVSIHLNRKQKEEMIEFLMFFQDVFAWSYDDMPGISTDIVVHRLPTDPNFLPVKQKPRKFKPEMSLKIKEQIVKQLNAKIIMVFHYPIWLSNPVPVPKKSGEVRVCIDYRDLNKASPKDDFPLPNIHILLDNTAGHKIESFGDCFAGYHQILMVEEDRKKTSFITPWGTFCYRVMPFGLKNAGATYQRTMTTLFHDMIHKEMEVYVDDIIIKSKKVEDHLVDLKKLFERLRKYNLKLNPAKCAFGAPAGKLLGFIVSKKGIEIDPVKIKAIRDMPIPKSQKDVKSFLGKINFIGRFIA